Proteins found in one Mustela lutreola isolate mMusLut2 chromosome 12, mMusLut2.pri, whole genome shotgun sequence genomic segment:
- the LOC131812905 gene encoding olfactory receptor 13C8, which produces MERTNDSMMTEFVLVGLSAHPKLQTVFFVLVLWMYLMILLGNGVLISVIIYDSHLHTPMYFFLCNLSFLDICYTSSSVPLILDNFLTVRKRVSFSGCMVQMFLSFAMGATECVLLGMMALDRYVAICYPLRYPVIMRKNTYMPMAAGSWATGFVDSVLQTSLAMQLPFCANNVINHFVCEILAILKLACADISINVISMAGSNLVVLVIPLLVISISYIFIVTTILRIPSTEGKRKAFSTCSAHLTVVIIFYGTIFFMYAKPKSKSSVSADNQDIIEALISLFYGVMTPMLNPLIYSLRNKDVKAAMRNMLSRRNSDGI; this is translated from the coding sequence ATGGAAAGGACCAATGATTCCATGATGACAGAATTTGTCCTTGTTGGGCTTTCTGCCCACCCAAAGCTCCAGACAGTTTTCTTTGTGCTAGTTTTGTGGATGTACCTGATGATCCTTCTGGGAAATGGAGTCCTTATCTCAGTAATCATCTATGATTCTCACTTGCACAcccccatgtatttcttcctctgtaatCTTTCCTTCCTGGACATTTGTTACACCAGCTCCTCTGTCCCACTAATTCTTGACAACTTTCTGACAGTAAGGAAGAGGGTCTCCTTTTCTGGGTGCATGGTGCAAATGTTTCTCTCCTTTGCCATGGGGGCCACAGAGTGTGTGCTTCTAGGTATGATGGCACTTGACCGCTATGTAGCCATCTGCTACCCACTGAGATACCCTGTCATCATGAGGAAAAACACCTACATGCCCATGGCAGCTGGGTCCTGGGCCACTGGGTTTGTTGACTCAGTGTTGCAGACATCTCTCGCAATGCAGTTACCATTCTGTGCTAATAATGTCATTAACCATTTTGTCTGTGAAATTTTGGCTATCCTAAAACTGGCCTGTGCTGATATTTCAATCAATGTGATCAGCATGGCAGGGTCAAATCTGGTTGTTCTGGTTATACCACTGCTAGTTATTTCTAtctcttacatttttattgtCACCACTATTCTGAGGATCCCTTCCACGGAAGGAAAACGGAAGGCCTTCTCCACTTGCTCCGCCCACCTAACGGTAGTGATTATATTCTATGGAACCATCTTCTTCATGTATGCAAAGCCCAAATCTAAAAGCTCTGTTAGTGCTGATAATCAAGACATCATTGAGGCCCTCATCTCTCTCTTCTATGGAGTAATGACTCCCATGCTCAATCCTCTCATCTATAGTCTGAGGAACAAGGATGTAAAGGCTGCTATGAGAAACATGCTGAGTAGAAGAAACTCTGATGGAATATGA